The Hypanus sabinus isolate sHypSab1 chromosome 24, sHypSab1.hap1, whole genome shotgun sequence genome contains the following window.
gtctgaccccgggagtgtgtgatgggacggtgtggagggagtttcactctgtgtctgaccccgggagtgtgtgatgggacggtgtggagggagcttcactctgtgtctgaccctgggagtgtgtgatgggacggtgtggagggagtttcactcagtgtctgaccccgggagtgtgtgatgggacggtgtggagggagtttcactctgtgtctgaccccgggagtgtgtgatgggacagtgtggagggagcttcactctgtgtctgaccccgggagtgtgtgatgggacggtgtggagggagattcactctgtgtctgaccccgggagtgtgtgatgggacggtgtggagggagtttcactctgtgtctgaccccgggagtgtgtgatgggacggtgtggagggagtttcactctgtgtctgaccccgggagtgtgtgatgggacggtgtggagggagattcactctgtgtctgaccccaggagtgtgtggtgggacgatGTGGgacgagtttcactctgtgtctgaccccgggagtgtgtaatgggacggtgtggagggtgtttcactctgtgtctgaccctgggagtgtgtgatgggacggtgtggagggagtttcactctgtatctgaccccgcgagtgtgtggtgggacgatGTGGgacgagtttcactctgtatctgaccccgggagtgtgtggtgggacgatGTGGgacgagtttcactctgtgtctgaccctgggagtgtgtgatgggacggtgtggagggagtttcactctgtgtctgaccctgggagtgtgtgatgggacggtgtggagggagtttcactctgtgtctgaccctgggagtgtgtgatgggacggtgtggagggagtttcactctgtatctgaccccgggagtgtgtggtgggacgatGTAGgacgagtttcactctgtgtctgaccctgggagtgtgtgatgggacggtgtggagggagtttcactctgtgtctgaccccaggagtgtgtggtgggacgatGTGGgacgagtttcactctgtgtctgaccccgggagtgtgtaatgggatggtgtggagggagtttcactctgtgtctgaccctgggagtgtgtgatgggacggtgtaggatgagtttcactctgtgtctgaccccgggaatgtgtgatgggacggtgtggagggagtttcactctgtatctgaccccgggagtgtgtggtgggacgatGTAGgacgagtttcactctgtgtctgaccccgggagtgtgtgatgggacggtgtggagggagtttcactctgtatctgaccccgggagtgtgtggtgggacgatGTAGgacgagtttcactctgtgtctgaccccgggagtgtgtgatgggacggtgtggagggagattcactctgtatctgaccctgggagtgtgtgatgggacggtttggagggagcttcgctctgtgtccaaccctggagtgtgtgatgagatggtacAGTATGCCTGATCCTAAGAGTGTGGTGTGACTGTATTGCGCTCCATCCCGCAGATCTGGGACACGGCCGGCCAGGAACGGTTCCAATCCCTGGGGGTCTCTTTTTACCGTGGCGCTGACTGCTGCGTACTGGTGTTTGATGTCACCATGCCCAACTCCTTCAAGGCACTGGACAGCTGGCGGGACGAGTTCTTGATCCAGGCCAGCCCGCGGGACCCTGAGAACTTCCCCTTCATTGTCCTGGCTAACAAGGTCGACCTGGAGGCTCGTCTGGTGCCCAGCAAGCCGGCGCTGGTCTGGTGCCAGAGGAAAAACAACATTCCCTACTTTGAGACGAGCGCCAAGGAAGCCACCAACGTGGACCAGGCCTTCCAGACCATTGTCCTCAACTTCCTGAAGCAGGTATCTGAGTGCGCACTGCAGgagggttttggagagggtgcttaGCCTTCTTtatccctttaccttttccatcatcAGCTCTCAGCTTCTCACCTTGCCTTTCCCCCCTGACTCcagctatcaccttccagcttgtcctccttctctACCTTCTTCcgttttctttccagtcctggtaagaccgcaagaccataaggtataggagcagaatcaggcgatttagtccatcgagtctgcactgccatctCATCAtgcctgattcaattttcctctcagcctcaatctcttgGCTTCACCCTGTATCCCTTtccgccctgaccaatcaagaatctatcaacctttgtcatgaatatacacaaagacttgtCCTCCATGGCtcctcgtggcaacaaattcaatagattcaccactctctggctgaagtaaatcctgctcatctctgttctaacaggacacctctctattctgagccaGTGTTCTCCGTGactgtcccaccataggaaacatcctttacatatccactctatcaaggcatttctgcacttgataggtttcaattgggcaacccctcatccttctaaattctagagaatacagcccagagccaccaaatgccttttatatgacaagccttcaatcctggaataatttacatgaatctcctttgaatcctttccagtttcagaacatcctttctaagataagggatccAACGTTGCTCACAgcactccaaatgaggtctcacagTGCTTCATAAATTCTCAAcgttacatctttgtttttatattctagtcctcttgaaatgaatgctaatatcacatttgtcttcctcaccacagactcacctGAAAact
Protein-coding sequences here:
- the LOC132380568 gene encoding ras-related protein Rab-7a-like, translated to MAWRKKVLLKVIVLGDAGVGKTSLMNQYVNKRFSKQYKATIGVDFLTREVMVGDRLVTMQIWDTAGQERFQSLGVSFYRGADCCVLVFDVTMPNSFKALDSWRDEFLIQASPRDPENFPFIVLANKVDLEARLVPSKPALVWCQRKNNIPYFETSAKEATNVDQAFQTIVLNFLKQESEIDVCSDIPVQIRLDQADRGAADADGCQC